In Sphingomonas sp. LR60, the following are encoded in one genomic region:
- a CDS encoding sigma-70 family RNA polymerase sigma factor, whose translation MTQSNTLADDAPETAPVEHVALSDPEFKKQLALVIPHLRAFGRSLSGNRDLADDLVQETLLKAWAARKRFQAGTNMRAWTFIILRNLFLSQMRRARFKGEWDDLVADRVLAAPASQDKHVELADMQRALLHLPQPQREALILVGAGGFAYEEAAEICGVAVGTIKSRVARGRVALEALMAGSALSSRRDHEVDSERSTLDSIMSEVDELSRDRDA comes from the coding sequence ATGACCCAATCCAATACGCTCGCAGACGACGCGCCGGAAACGGCACCCGTCGAGCACGTCGCGCTCTCCGATCCGGAGTTCAAGAAGCAGTTGGCGCTGGTGATCCCGCATCTGCGCGCCTTCGGGCGCTCGCTGTCGGGCAACCGCGATCTGGCGGACGACCTGGTGCAAGAGACGTTGTTGAAGGCATGGGCGGCGCGCAAGCGCTTCCAGGCCGGAACGAACATGCGCGCCTGGACCTTCATCATCCTGCGCAACCTGTTCCTGAGCCAGATGCGCCGTGCACGCTTCAAGGGCGAGTGGGACGATCTGGTCGCCGATCGCGTCCTCGCCGCTCCCGCAAGCCAGGACAAGCATGTCGAACTTGCAGATATGCAACGCGCGTTGCTGCACCTGCCGCAGCCGCAGCGTGAAGCGCTGATCCTGGTGGGCGCGGGCGGGTTCGCCTATGAAGAGGCTGCGGAAATCTGCGGCGTCGCGGTCGGAACGATCAAGAGCCGCGTCGCGCGCGGTCGGGTCGCGCTCGAAGCGTTGATGGCCGGCAGTGCGCTGTCATCGCGGCGTGACCATGAGGTCGATAGCGAGCGGTCGACGCTCGACTCGATCATGAGCGAGGTCGACGAACTCAGCCGGGATCGCGACGCCTAA
- a CDS encoding bifunctional [glutamine synthetase] adenylyltransferase/[glutamine synthetase]-adenylyl-L-tyrosine phosphorylase translates to MTDAVAEARTRAARFAPFLDGLIAREAVTAAGLAADDLPVGKRLRLERRQVALRVAEGDLAGALDLTGVTAALTDFADSALDRAIEAAIVERTPDAAPCGFVAIALGKQGSRELNYSSDIDPILIYDPRTLPHRAREDVADAAVRIGRRVLELLQTRDADGYVLRVDLRLRPSPEATPIVIPIDAAIAYYESQALPWERAAFIRARVAAGDRDLGQRFLDTIRPFIWRRSLDFGAVGEILDITRRIRDHHAQGQAFGPGYDLKRGRGGIREIEFFAQIHQLIHGGRDPALRAPATRDALAALAAAGRIDAADAHALSEAYTLLRTIEHRIQMIDDRQTHALPTGEGLDRVARLHGLVNGAALLDLLRPHVERVAATFDRLAPAPVAAVPHDAARLADYLAEVGFAETDDAARRIVAWREARYPALRSGAAQSALEAVLPGLVEALAQSPVPLTALNRLDRLLERLPSAINIFRLLEARPALATLLGEILSHAPTLAEALARRPDLLDGLIDASAFDPVGDVPALMAQMRATEHGADYQAVLDHVRRIVGDRQFALGAQIVAGRADPLEVAAGYARVAEAAVAVLTDATVAAFEEAHGRVPGGELVILALGRLGGAALTHASDLDVIYLFTGDFTADSDGAKPLGATLYFTRLAQRVTAALSVPTAAGPLYQVDTRLRPSGAQGPLVVSVDSFARYQREEAWTWEHMALTRARAIYGGAVARAEVEAIVARVLEGERAEHDIAADAATMRAEMAQHKPPQGPLDAKLLPGGLVDLEFAVHVAQLTRRIAFTPDLGKAIDALIAAGAYPPELRAAYDLLGRLLVTVRLIAPDAQEPAAAATRALIARAVMLPDWDTVLATLATVRESVAASWQESIAWKPSPT, encoded by the coding sequence ATGACAGATGCCGTCGCCGAGGCGCGGACGCGCGCCGCTCGCTTTGCGCCATTTCTGGACGGACTGATCGCGCGCGAGGCGGTGACGGCCGCAGGGCTGGCAGCCGACGATTTGCCGGTCGGCAAACGGCTGCGCCTGGAGCGGCGACAAGTGGCGTTGCGGGTCGCGGAGGGCGATCTGGCGGGCGCGCTCGACCTGACCGGTGTGACCGCCGCGCTGACCGATTTTGCGGATTCCGCGCTCGATCGCGCGATCGAAGCCGCGATCGTCGAGCGGACACCCGATGCAGCGCCGTGCGGCTTCGTCGCGATCGCGCTGGGCAAGCAGGGGAGTCGCGAACTCAATTACTCGTCGGATATCGATCCGATCCTCATCTACGATCCGCGCACCCTGCCGCACCGGGCGCGCGAGGATGTCGCGGATGCTGCGGTCCGGATCGGGCGGCGGGTGCTCGAGCTTTTGCAGACGCGCGATGCGGACGGTTATGTGCTGCGCGTCGATCTGCGCCTGCGACCGTCCCCCGAGGCGACGCCGATCGTCATCCCGATCGATGCGGCGATTGCTTATTATGAATCGCAGGCGCTGCCATGGGAGCGCGCCGCGTTCATCCGGGCGCGCGTGGCGGCGGGCGACCGTGACCTGGGCCAGCGATTCCTTGACACGATCCGCCCGTTCATCTGGCGCCGCAGCCTCGACTTCGGCGCGGTCGGCGAAATCCTCGACATCACGCGGCGCATTCGCGACCATCATGCGCAGGGGCAGGCGTTCGGCCCCGGCTATGACCTGAAGCGCGGGCGTGGCGGCATTCGCGAGATCGAGTTCTTCGCGCAGATCCACCAACTGATTCATGGCGGGCGCGACCCAGCGTTGCGTGCGCCGGCGACGCGCGATGCGCTGGCCGCGCTCGCGGCGGCGGGGCGGATCGATGCGGCGGATGCGCATGCGCTGTCCGAGGCTTATACGTTGCTGCGCACGATCGAGCATCGCATTCAGATGATCGATGATCGGCAAACCCATGCCTTGCCGACTGGCGAGGGGCTGGACCGGGTCGCCCGGCTGCACGGGCTGGTGAACGGCGCAGCGTTGCTCGATTTGTTGCGACCGCATGTCGAACGTGTCGCGGCGACCTTCGATCGGCTCGCTCCCGCGCCGGTCGCGGCGGTCCCGCACGATGCCGCGCGGCTGGCCGACTATCTCGCCGAGGTCGGTTTCGCGGAGACCGACGATGCGGCGCGGCGGATCGTCGCGTGGCGCGAGGCACGCTATCCGGCGTTGCGCAGCGGTGCGGCGCAGAGCGCGCTGGAAGCGGTGTTGCCGGGGTTGGTCGAGGCGCTGGCGCAATCGCCGGTGCCGCTGACCGCGCTCAACCGGCTCGACCGCTTGCTGGAACGATTGCCGAGCGCGATCAATATCTTCCGATTGCTGGAGGCGCGGCCGGCGCTGGCGACGCTGCTCGGCGAAATCCTGAGCCATGCCCCGACGCTTGCCGAGGCGCTGGCGCGGCGGCCCGACCTGCTCGACGGGTTGATCGATGCGAGCGCCTTCGATCCGGTCGGCGACGTTCCCGCGCTGATGGCGCAGATGCGCGCGACCGAGCACGGCGCGGATTATCAGGCGGTGCTCGATCATGTGCGGCGGATCGTCGGCGACCGGCAGTTCGCCTTGGGCGCGCAGATCGTGGCGGGGCGCGCCGATCCGCTGGAGGTCGCGGCGGGCTATGCGCGGGTCGCCGAGGCGGCGGTCGCGGTGCTGACCGACGCGACGGTCGCGGCGTTCGAGGAGGCGCATGGTCGCGTGCCCGGCGGCGAACTGGTGATCCTCGCGCTCGGGCGGCTGGGTGGCGCTGCGCTGACCCATGCTTCGGACCTCGACGTGATCTATCTGTTTACCGGCGACTTCACCGCTGACTCGGATGGCGCGAAGCCGCTCGGCGCGACGCTGTACTTCACGCGATTGGCGCAACGCGTGACCGCGGCCTTGTCGGTGCCGACCGCCGCGGGGCCGCTCTATCAGGTTGATACGCGGTTGCGGCCTTCCGGCGCGCAGGGGCCGCTGGTGGTGAGCGTCGATTCTTTCGCGCGATATCAGCGCGAAGAGGCGTGGACATGGGAGCATATGGCGCTGACCCGTGCGCGCGCGATCTACGGCGGCGCGGTTGCGCGTGCCGAGGTCGAGGCGATCGTCGCGCGCGTGCTGGAGGGCGAGCGCGCGGAACACGATATCGCCGCCGACGCCGCAACGATGCGCGCCGAGATGGCGCAGCACAAGCCGCCGCAAGGACCGCTCGACGCCAAGCTGTTGCCGGGCGGGCTGGTCGATCTGGAGTTTGCGGTGCACGTCGCGCAATTGACGCGCCGCATCGCGTTCACGCCCGACCTCGGCAAGGCGATCGATGCGTTGATCGCGGCCGGCGCGTACCCGCCCGAGCTTCGCGCGGCTTACGATTTGCTCGGGCGGCTGCTGGTCACGGTGCGGCTGATCGCCCCCGACGCGCAGGAGCCGGCCGCCGCGGCGACGCGCGCGCTGATCGCGCGCGCGGTGATGCTGCCCGATTGGGACACGGTGCTTGCCACGCTGGCGACGGTGCGCGAGAGCGTCGCGGCAAGCTGGCAGGAGAGCATCGCATGGAAACCCTCCCCGACGTGA
- a CDS encoding peroxiredoxin, with product METLPDVTATGVDGVPLRLHDLPRPLVVYFYPKDDTPGCTREAQDFSSLTDDFAAAGVTVLGVSRDTVAKHAKFRDKHALTVTLASDLNGSVTEAFGVWGEKQLYGKTYMGIERATFLFDRDAQLVQAWRKVKVPGHAAAVLDAAKSL from the coding sequence ATGGAAACCCTCCCCGACGTGACCGCTACCGGCGTGGACGGCGTGCCGTTGCGGCTGCACGACCTGCCACGCCCGCTGGTCGTGTATTTCTACCCCAAGGACGATACGCCGGGCTGCACGCGCGAGGCGCAGGATTTCTCCTCTTTGACCGATGACTTCGCCGCCGCCGGCGTGACGGTGCTCGGCGTTTCGCGCGATACTGTCGCGAAGCATGCCAAGTTCCGCGACAAGCATGCGCTGACCGTCACGCTCGCCAGCGACCTGAACGGGAGCGTTACCGAGGCGTTCGGCGTGTGGGGCGAAAAGCAGCTTTACGGCAAGACGTACATGGGAATCGAGCGCGCGACATTCCTGTTCGATCGCGACGCGCAACTGGTGCAGGCGTGGCGCAAAGTGAAAGTGCCGGGCCATGCGGCAGCGGTACTGGACGCCGCAAAGAGTCTGTAA
- a CDS encoding M23 family metallopeptidase, translated as MTDTASLPAGRPLARLNAVIAGRPALLRGGAALLLGFAGYGALQASTQVAEAAGLTPTAAAQAQRMQAMEHKVERMQARVATIRTAAQQHAARIEQRQELLTAALTGQGDARRMALATLAVDPQATRVAAETIRPFLKVERQQVALAQVAEQQLLDRYAATAQQLRQRGIAPSRVAKAGSAMGGPLVEANSTEARADLAADQQFRSLFMTWKKLDRLEQGVIAIPSVQPVQKLQFTSNFGIRADPFRGTAAMHAGVDIPGPSGTPIYATADGVVSHAGRQGGYGNMVEINHGKGIATRYGHLSKIIVGDNTRVKRGQLIALMGSTGRSTGPHLHYEVRIDGHAVNPVPFLTTADYLMAAQDRAVGQIPVSTTGPVPQD; from the coding sequence ATGACCGACACCGCTTCTTTGCCGGCCGGGCGGCCGCTTGCTCGCCTGAACGCCGTGATCGCCGGACGACCGGCGCTGCTGCGCGGGGGCGCCGCACTTCTGCTCGGATTCGCCGGCTACGGCGCGCTCCAAGCCTCGACGCAGGTCGCCGAGGCCGCGGGACTGACGCCCACCGCCGCCGCGCAGGCGCAGCGAATGCAGGCGATGGAGCATAAGGTCGAGCGGATGCAGGCGCGCGTCGCGACGATCCGTACCGCCGCGCAGCAACACGCCGCACGGATCGAGCAGCGGCAGGAGCTGCTGACCGCGGCGCTGACTGGACAGGGCGATGCACGCCGGATGGCGCTGGCGACGCTCGCGGTCGATCCGCAGGCGACGCGCGTCGCCGCCGAGACGATCCGCCCGTTCCTGAAGGTCGAGCGCCAGCAGGTGGCGCTCGCGCAGGTTGCCGAGCAGCAGTTGCTCGATCGCTATGCCGCCACCGCGCAGCAACTTCGCCAGCGCGGGATCGCACCGAGCCGCGTCGCCAAGGCCGGTTCGGCGATGGGCGGCCCGCTGGTCGAGGCGAACAGCACCGAGGCGCGCGCCGATCTGGCCGCCGACCAGCAGTTCCGCTCGCTGTTCATGACGTGGAAGAAGCTCGACCGGCTCGAGCAGGGCGTGATCGCGATCCCGTCGGTGCAGCCGGTGCAGAAGCTGCAGTTCACCAGCAACTTCGGCATCCGCGCCGACCCGTTCCGCGGCACCGCCGCGATGCACGCCGGGGTCGACATTCCGGGTCCGAGCGGCACGCCGATTTATGCCACCGCCGACGGCGTCGTCAGCCACGCCGGCCGCCAGGGTGGTTATGGCAACATGGTCGAGATCAACCACGGCAAGGGCATCGCGACCCGTTACGGCCACCTGTCGAAGATCATCGTCGGCGACAATACCCGCGTGAAGCGCGGGCAGCTGATCGCGCTGATGGGATCGACGGGCCGCTCGACCGGCCCGCACCTTCATTATGAGGTGCGGATCGACGGCCATGCGGTGAACCCGGTGCCGTTCCTGACCACCGCCGATTATCTGATGGCCGCGCAGGATCGTGCGGTCGGGCAGATCCCGGTGTCGACGACCGGGCCGGTGCCGCAGGACTGA
- the erpA gene encoding iron-sulfur cluster insertion protein ErpA, with protein sequence MATLAPDIVLTPAAAARVAAIAARQNKPAILRLSVEGGGCSGFQYRFGFADAPEPADLIAETDGVRLVVDDMSLDLVRGASVDYVESLGGASFKVENPNAASGCGCGTSFSV encoded by the coding sequence ATGGCCACGCTCGCACCCGATATCGTTCTGACCCCTGCCGCCGCCGCGCGCGTCGCGGCGATTGCCGCGCGCCAGAACAAACCCGCGATCCTGCGGCTGTCGGTCGAAGGCGGGGGATGTTCGGGATTTCAGTATCGCTTCGGCTTTGCCGATGCACCGGAACCTGCCGACCTGATCGCCGAGACCGACGGTGTGCGGCTGGTGGTCGACGACATGAGCCTCGACCTCGTACGCGGGGCGAGTGTCGACTATGTCGAATCGCTGGGTGGCGCGTCGTTCAAGGTCGAGAACCCTAATGCCGCGAGCGGCTGTGGGTGCGGGACGAGCTTTTCCGTGTAG
- the xth gene encoding exodeoxyribonuclease III yields the protein MKIVTYNVNGIKARLPRLLEYLAEEQPDVVCLQELKSSDDTFPEADIRAAGYGAAWHGQKGFNGVAVLARGVDPVERQRGLVGEPEDEHSRYLECSVFGLVIASIYLPNGNPLPGPKFDYKLRWIGRLQDRARALLAEELPVILAGDYNVIPNDDDTFSVKAMASDALMQPESRHGYRALLAQGWTDALRTRNPKGGIWTFWDYQAGAWQRDAGFRIDHLLLSPAVADRLADAGVDKAHRGREKASDHAPTWVRLR from the coding sequence GTGAAGATCGTCACCTACAACGTCAACGGCATCAAGGCGCGGCTTCCGCGTCTGCTCGAGTATCTCGCCGAGGAGCAGCCCGATGTGGTCTGCCTCCAGGAGCTGAAGTCGAGTGACGATACCTTCCCCGAGGCCGATATCCGCGCGGCGGGCTATGGCGCCGCCTGGCATGGCCAGAAAGGCTTCAACGGCGTCGCGGTGCTCGCGCGCGGGGTCGATCCGGTCGAGCGGCAACGCGGGTTGGTGGGCGAGCCCGAGGACGAGCATAGCCGCTATCTCGAATGTTCGGTGTTCGGGCTGGTGATCGCATCGATCTATCTGCCGAATGGCAATCCGCTGCCCGGGCCGAAGTTCGACTATAAGCTGCGCTGGATCGGGCGGTTGCAGGATCGCGCGCGTGCGTTGCTCGCCGAGGAGCTGCCGGTGATTTTGGCGGGCGATTACAACGTCATCCCGAATGACGACGATACGTTCTCGGTCAAGGCGATGGCATCGGACGCGCTGATGCAGCCCGAGAGCCGGCATGGCTATCGTGCGTTGCTGGCGCAGGGCTGGACCGACGCGCTGCGGACGCGCAATCCCAAGGGTGGGATTTGGACTTTCTGGGATTATCAGGCGGGTGCGTGGCAGCGCGACGCAGGATTCCGCATCGATCATCTATTGCTGAGCCCGGCGGTCGCCGACCGGCTGGCGGATGCGGGCGTCGACAAGGCGCATCGCGGGCGTGAGAAGGCCAGCGACCATGCGCCGACATGGGTGCGGTTGCGGTGA
- a CDS encoding transporter: MGAVAVTLKWSAVALLMTISSAAAAQDAPAVRFCPNRPSLGASGCTTLPGQVQVELSGFDWQRDDDGETREDLIRSEVTARIGLTSNSEAQIAWTPLGTLRSRDKASGDVMRQTGAGDVTLGWRRALSHPDGKKLSTAVQPYVTLPVGRSGIGEGDWSAGTVLPVFWRINKKWSIDFTGQLAAAVDEDGRGRHFDATGVFGVGYALTDSVTANAEVSVERDQDPAQHVVRTLAAASVAWKLTKRTQLDVLAVAGLNHDAPDARIALGGALVF; the protein is encoded by the coding sequence ATGGGTGCGGTTGCGGTGACGCTGAAATGGAGCGCGGTGGCGCTGCTGATGACGATATCGTCGGCTGCGGCGGCGCAGGATGCGCCTGCGGTGCGCTTCTGCCCCAATCGACCGTCGCTGGGGGCGAGCGGGTGCACGACCTTGCCCGGGCAGGTGCAGGTCGAGCTGTCGGGTTTCGATTGGCAGCGCGATGACGATGGCGAGACGCGCGAGGATCTCATTCGCAGCGAGGTGACCGCGCGGATCGGCCTGACCAGCAATAGCGAGGCGCAGATCGCGTGGACGCCGCTCGGCACGCTGCGGTCACGCGACAAGGCCAGCGGCGACGTCATGCGGCAGACCGGCGCGGGCGACGTGACGCTGGGCTGGCGGCGTGCGCTGAGCCATCCCGACGGCAAGAAGCTGTCGACGGCGGTGCAGCCCTATGTCACGCTGCCGGTCGGGCGGAGTGGGATCGGCGAGGGCGACTGGTCTGCGGGAACGGTGCTGCCGGTATTCTGGCGGATCAACAAGAAATGGAGCATCGACTTCACCGGGCAATTGGCCGCGGCGGTCGACGAGGACGGTCGCGGACGGCATTTCGATGCGACCGGCGTGTTCGGCGTCGGCTATGCGCTGACCGACAGCGTGACCGCCAATGCCGAAGTGTCGGTCGAGCGCGATCAGGACCCGGCGCAGCATGTCGTGCGGACGCTCGCGGCCGCATCGGTGGCGTGGAAGCTGACCAAACGGACGCAGCTGGACGTCCTGGCGGTGGCCGGGCTCAACCATGATGCGCCCGATGCGCGGATCGCGCTGGGTGGCGCTCTGGTGTTCTGA
- a CDS encoding N-acetyltransferase: MAELSITPVLTKTDRKAFVDLPFRLYKDDPYWVPPLKSEALGLITPEKNGWFSHAKAQLFLARRDGRVVGRISAHIDTLGLEMPAERGFGPGCGQWGLMDAEDEGIFTELLATAEGWLREQGMTRALGPVSMSIWEEPGLLIQGYHQAPTVMMGHHKPEYREWIERAGYLPVKQLITYELDITQEFPPLVKRIIRSGDANKSIVVREVDKRKFEEEAAIILDILNDAWSDNWGFIPLTPPEIKDVGVKLKPIVFNDLIRIAEIDGKPVAFMITLPDLNEAIKPLNGNLLPFGWAKLLLWLRKPRVRTMRVPLMGVRKELQSSRLAGQLAFMMIEAIRKASVARYGATRGEIGWVLDDNQGMNSIATAIDSRVNKVYQVYERTF; this comes from the coding sequence ATGGCTGAGCTTTCGATCACTCCCGTCCTGACCAAGACCGACCGCAAGGCGTTCGTCGACCTGCCGTTCCGTCTCTACAAGGACGATCCCTATTGGGTGCCGCCGCTCAAGAGCGAGGCGCTGGGGCTCATCACGCCGGAGAAGAACGGCTGGTTCAGCCACGCCAAGGCGCAGCTCTTCCTCGCCCGTCGCGACGGTCGCGTGGTCGGGCGCATCTCCGCGCATATCGACACGCTCGGGCTCGAAATGCCCGCCGAGCGCGGCTTCGGTCCCGGCTGCGGACAATGGGGCCTGATGGATGCCGAGGACGAAGGCATCTTCACGGAATTGCTCGCCACGGCCGAGGGATGGCTCCGCGAACAGGGCATGACCCGCGCGCTTGGTCCGGTCAGCATGTCGATCTGGGAAGAGCCCGGCCTGCTCATCCAGGGCTATCACCAGGCGCCGACCGTGATGATGGGGCACCACAAGCCCGAATATCGCGAGTGGATCGAACGTGCCGGCTACCTGCCGGTCAAGCAGCTCATCACCTATGAGCTGGACATCACGCAGGAATTCCCGCCGCTGGTTAAACGGATCATCCGCTCGGGCGATGCGAACAAGAGCATCGTCGTGCGCGAGGTCGACAAGCGCAAGTTCGAGGAAGAGGCCGCGATCATCCTCGACATCCTCAATGACGCATGGTCGGACAATTGGGGGTTCATTCCGCTCACCCCGCCCGAGATCAAGGACGTCGGGGTCAAGCTGAAGCCGATCGTGTTCAACGACCTGATCCGTATCGCCGAAATCGACGGTAAGCCGGTCGCGTTCATGATCACGCTCCCCGACCTCAACGAGGCGATCAAGCCGCTGAACGGGAACCTGCTCCCGTTCGGCTGGGCGAAGCTGCTCTTGTGGCTGCGCAAGCCGCGTGTGCGGACGATGCGCGTGCCGTTGATGGGTGTCCGCAAGGAACTGCAAAGCTCGCGGCTCGCCGGGCAATTGGCGTTCATGATGATCGAGGCGATCCGCAAGGCGTCGGTCGCCCGTTACGGCGCGACGCGCGGTGAGATCGGATGGGTGCTCGACGACAATCAGGGCATGAATTCGATCGCGACCGCGATCGATAGCCGCGTCAACAAGGTCTATCAGGTCTACGAACGGACGTTCTGA
- a CDS encoding fatty acid desaturase family protein, translated as MNTITLDRATAAARSSRPTIVDDKAMLKAAAELTRDLLKPRAGIYWADLIGSSVVGYGALAVAIAASSTALAVVAGVVAVLALYRGMSMIHELTHVKHASLPGFRTGWNALIGVPMMIPSFMYEGVHNLHHAKTRYGTSEDPEYLPLALMKPWTLPVFILVSALAPIGLLIRFGVLAPLSVLSPKLRTAVVSRYSALSINPQFRRRMPQGEEKVRWDRIEAATAVWALALIGSTVAGVLPLRAFLIFLAVGSGVALINQVRTLVAHLWENEGEVMTVTAQYLDSVNVPPPALLPVLWAPIGLRYHALHHLLPGVPYHALGKAHQRLAGVLEADSPYYKANYRGLPGLVGKLTMATIRGR; from the coding sequence ATGAATACCATCACTCTCGATCGCGCGACCGCGGCTGCGCGCTCATCGCGCCCGACGATCGTCGATGACAAGGCGATGCTGAAGGCGGCGGCCGAGCTGACCCGCGACCTGCTCAAGCCGCGCGCCGGCATCTATTGGGCCGATCTGATCGGCTCGTCGGTGGTCGGTTATGGTGCGCTGGCGGTGGCGATCGCCGCCAGCTCGACCGCGCTAGCGGTCGTCGCCGGCGTGGTGGCGGTGCTCGCGCTGTATCGCGGCATGAGCATGATCCACGAGCTGACGCATGTGAAACATGCATCGCTGCCCGGTTTCCGGACTGGGTGGAATGCGCTGATCGGCGTGCCGATGATGATCCCGTCGTTCATGTACGAGGGCGTGCACAATCTGCACCATGCCAAGACGCGTTATGGCACGTCCGAGGACCCCGAATATCTTCCGCTTGCTCTGATGAAGCCGTGGACGTTGCCGGTGTTCATCCTCGTCTCGGCGCTTGCACCGATCGGGTTGCTGATCCGCTTCGGCGTGCTGGCGCCGTTGTCGGTGCTGTCGCCCAAGCTGCGGACGGCGGTGGTGTCGCGCTATTCGGCGCTGTCGATCAATCCGCAGTTTCGCCGCCGGATGCCGCAGGGCGAGGAGAAGGTGCGGTGGGACCGCATTGAGGCCGCGACGGCGGTGTGGGCGCTGGCGCTGATCGGGTCGACCGTCGCGGGCGTGCTGCCGCTCAGGGCATTTCTGATCTTCCTTGCGGTCGGATCGGGCGTAGCGCTTATCAACCAGGTGCGGACGCTGGTCGCGCATCTGTGGGAGAACGAGGGCGAGGTGATGACCGTCACCGCGCAGTATCTCGATTCGGTCAACGTACCGCCGCCGGCGTTGCTGCCGGTGCTGTGGGCGCCGATCGGGCTGCGGTATCACGCGTTGCACCACCTGCTGCCGGGCGTGCCGTACCATGCGCTCGGCAAAGCGCATCAGCGGCTGGCGGGCGTGCTCGAGGCTGACTCGCCTTACTATAAGGCGAATTATCGCGGGCTGCCGGGGTTGGTCGGCAAGCTGACGATGGCGACTATTCGGGGGCGGTGA
- the lptG gene encoding LPS export ABC transporter permease LptG codes for MTALFPSRTVAIYMARLFLTRTFGILFGLVLVLQTLDLLSESGRILATAGNGDAEVWRYVSLRAPQLISTFLPFSVLLGTILTLITMNANSEVVALKAAGLSAHQVLAPLVIASVGIALVTFAFNDRIVSRATAELSAWQKVNYGTMPIDRGNRSNVWVRAGDDLIQADAIGGRGAGAQLGGVTVYERNPDGGLRGLINAPRGVRDGDGWRIWPTRRFDVASGKVTRLGATIVGRGVTPDQFTLANVDGDALSFAGLREAIGDLEEAGRPTKALEGVLWHKLSGPLSSVLMPLLGAVAAFGIARSGALFIRAVIGMALGFAYFVADSFALAMGNLGAYPPFLAAWAPFLLFLLIGEAVLLRTEE; via the coding sequence ATGACCGCGCTCTTCCCGTCGCGCACTGTCGCGATCTACATGGCGCGATTGTTCCTGACGCGCACCTTCGGCATCCTGTTCGGGCTGGTGCTGGTGCTCCAGACGCTCGACCTGCTCAGCGAAAGCGGCCGTATCCTCGCCACCGCCGGCAACGGCGATGCGGAGGTGTGGCGCTACGTCTCGCTGCGCGCGCCGCAGCTGATCTCGACCTTCCTGCCCTTCTCGGTGCTGCTCGGCACGATCCTGACGCTCATCACCATGAACGCCAACAGCGAGGTGGTGGCCCTAAAGGCAGCCGGCCTGTCGGCGCATCAGGTGCTCGCGCCATTGGTGATCGCCAGCGTCGGCATCGCGTTGGTCACCTTCGCGTTCAACGACCGTATCGTCAGCCGCGCGACCGCCGAGCTGAGCGCGTGGCAGAAGGTGAATTACGGCACGATGCCGATCGACCGCGGCAACCGCAGCAACGTCTGGGTTCGCGCGGGCGACGATCTGATCCAGGCCGATGCGATCGGCGGGCGTGGTGCCGGCGCGCAGCTCGGCGGCGTCACGGTCTATGAGCGCAACCCGGACGGCGGGCTGCGCGGGCTCATCAACGCGCCGCGCGGTGTGCGCGACGGCGATGGCTGGCGGATCTGGCCGACGCGCCGCTTCGACGTCGCTTCCGGCAAGGTGACGCGGCTCGGCGCCACGATCGTCGGGCGCGGCGTGACGCCGGATCAGTTCACGCTCGCCAATGTCGACGGCGATGCCTTGTCTTTCGCCGGCCTGCGCGAGGCGATTGGCGATCTGGAAGAAGCCGGGCGTCCGACCAAGGCGCTGGAAGGCGTGCTGTGGCACAAATTGTCGGGGCCGCTGTCCTCGGTGCTGATGCCGCTGCTCGGCGCGGTCGCGGCGTTCGGGATCGCGCGTTCGGGCGCGCTGTTCATCCGCGCCGTGATCGGCATGGCGCTGGGCTTCGCCTATTTCGTCGCCGACAGTTTCGCGCTGGCGATGGGCAATCTCGGCGCCTACCCGCCGTTCCTCGCCGCCTGGGCGCCATTTCTGCTGTTCCTGCTGATCGGCGAAGCGGTGCTGTTGCGGACGGAAGAGTGA